A region of the Kribbella sp. NBC_01245 genome:
AGGTGTCGTCGACGGCGAAGACCTCGCCGTCCTCGGTGTGGAACACCGCGATCGGCGGCTCCGCATCGACACGCAGAGCCTCTCCGGGCGGGAGCGCGGAGAGAGGACAGACTCGAATCATTTTCTCCACCTTTGGTGCGAATAGCACAACCAGTCGCGCAATGCGCAACAGTCTGAAAAGGGATGGGCCTTGCTGTCAAGGGCCCGCGTCGATGTCGATCGCAATTCGCCGACAACCCCTTGAAGTTAGGGCACCCTTACCAGGTAGGGTTGCGTTATGAGCAACGGGGAGCAGAATTCGACCGGCAAGGGCAGCACGCGCGGCGACAGCCCGGGCGGCGTGCAGTCCGTCGACAGGGCCATCACCGTGCTCGAGATCCTCGCCCGCGAGGGCCATGCCGGGGTCAGTGAGGTGGCCGCGGAGATCGGCGTCCACAAGTCGACCGCGTTCCGGCTGCTGGCGGCGCTCGAGGAGCGCGACCTGGTCGAGCAGAACACCGAGCGCGGGAAGTACCAGCTCGCCTTCGGCATCCTGCGGCTCGCGAGCGCCATCCCGACCCGCATCGACATGGCACGCCAGGCCCAGCCGATCATGGACGCGCTCGCGCTCCAGTTCGACGAGACGATCAACCTCGCGGTGGTCCGGGAGCACTACGCGGTGAACGTGCAGCAGGCGCGCGGCTCGGCCGCCGTTGCGAGCCACAACTGGGTCGGCCAGCTGACCCCGCTGCACGCCACCTCCAGCGGCAAGATCCTGCTCGCCTACATGCCGGACGACCAACGCGACGCGATCCTCGCCAAGGCGGGCCTGCCAGAGCTCACCGAGAACACCATCACCTCCCGGCAGGCCCTGCTCGACCAGCTCGCCGAGATCCGGGAAGCCGGCTTCGCCACCGCATTCGAGGAGCTCGAGATCGGCCTGAACGCCGCAGCCGTCCCGGTCCTCGACCACACCGGCACGGTCGTCGGGGCACTGAGCGCCTCCGGCCCGGTCTTCCGGTTCGACGAAGCGCGGATCAAGAGCACCGAGGCGGATCTCAAGCTGGCGGGCAGCCGCATCAGCCATCGCATGGGCTGGCTGGGCTAACCACTTCTTCCCCACCGGCAAGGTGCCCCAGGTCAGCTGGCGGCGCCTTCTCTACCTGCGCGCCGACCCGTAAGTATGTTTCATTTGGCGCGATCCGTTGCGGATCACACAACTCAGTCCTACAGTCGGAGACCACCCGGGCACTGTGGCACCCCACTGAAGGGACTCTTCGCAATGTCAACCATGCCTGAGAAGCCGCCAACGTCGGACCGCCCTGATCGGTTCGCCCGTCTGCCCGCCGACAGGATCGTGCTGGCCACCTCGGCCGCGATCGCCCTCGCGTTCATCCTCTGGGGAATCTTCGACAACAAGGGGCTCGCCGGTGTCGCCGGCGATGCGCTGGCCTGGGTGATCAAGAGCTTCGGATGGCTCTTCGTCCTGGCGAGCGTAGGGTTCGTCGCCCTCGCAGTGGTCCTCGCCTGCAGCCGCTACGGCCGGATCCGGCTCGGACGCGACGACGAGCGCCCAGAGTTCAAGACGGTCAGCTGGATCACCATGATGTTCAGCGCCGGTATGGGCATCGGACTGATGTTCTACGGTGTCGCCGAGCCACTGTCCCACCTCAGCACGCCGCCGATGGGCCTGGCCGAGCCGAACACGCACGAGAGCGCCCAGCTCGCCATCCAGTACTCCTTCTTCCACTGGGCCTTCCACCCCTGGGCGATGTACGCCGTCATCGGCCTGGCCCTCGCGTACTTCTCGTTCCGCCACGGCCGCGCGAACCTGATCAGCTCGACCTTCTTCCCGCTGCTCGGCAAGCGGTCCGAGGGCGGCGCGGGCCGGGCCATCGACACCTTCGCGATCGTGGCGACCCTGTTCGGCTCGGCCACGTCCCTCGGCCTCGGCGCCCTGCAGATCAACTCGGGCCTGAACCAGCTGTACGACGTCCCGAAATCCACGCCGGTCGCCATCGCGATCATCGCGGCGCTCACCCTGGCGTTCATCGTCTCCGCGGTCAGCGGGGTCCACCGCGGCATCCAGTACCTGTCCAACGTGAACATGGTGCTCGCCGTCGCGCTGCTGTTCTTCCTGTTCGTGGTGGGACCGTCCGTCTTCATCCTCAGCACCTTCACCGAGTCCGTCGGCGACTACCTGTACCAGATCGTCCCGATGAGCTTCCGCGCCGGCGCCTTCGGCGGGCAGGAGTGGCTCAGCGGCTGGACCATCTTCTACTGGGCTTGGTGGATGTCGTGGACGCCGTTCGTCGGCGCCTTCATCGCCCGCATCTCCCGAGGCCGCACGATCCGCGAGTTCGTCTTCGGCGTCGTCCTCGCTCCGAGCCTGGTCACCTTCGTCTGGTTCTCCGTCCTCGGTGGCATCTCGATCAACCTGCAGCTCGGCGGCACGGACCTGGCCGCGGCCCTGCAGCAGGGCCAGGAGACGGCGCTGTTCGAACTGCTGCGGCAGTATCCGTTGTTCGCCCTGACCGCACTGGTCGTCGTGATCCTGGTGGCGTTCTTCTTCATCTCCGGCGCGGACGCCGCCGCGCTGGTGATGGCCATGCTGTCTTGTCGCGGCTGTCGCGAGCCGCGCAACCTGGTGACGATCTTCTGGGGCGTCATGACCGGCGCCGTGGCGGGCATCCTGCTCCTCGCCGGCGGCCTGCCGGCCTTACAGACGCTGTGCATCCTGGCGGCTTTCCCGTTCATGTTCGTGATGATCGGCGCCGCCGTGTCGCTGGTGAAGGAACTCCGCAACGAGCCTGATCCGGCGCCACGGAAGGGGCGCAGGAAGCTGACCACCGAGACCCTCGAGGAGCTCGACGGGAAGGAGCTGGCCGCGACCACGAACGGCGCCGCGCCGGCCTTGCAAACACCTGTCGGCTAGCTGACCGCAGCACCACACCGGCCGGGAGAAGGGCTCATCCAGGGCCCTCCTCCCGGCCTGTCCGCATGTCCGGGCGACGCACCCGCGGACCGCCGTACCGGCCGAAAGTCGGCCTCGGCAGGCCCTTGACCTGGCCGATCCCGGCAGGCACGCTGTTGCGTATCGCTCAAGCTGTTGTGTAATACGCAAAGGAGAGATCATGGCGCCTCGTCCCCCGGCCGGCCACGAGTACGTCCTCACGCTGACCTGTCCGGAGGCGGCCGGCATCGTCTTCGCGGTCAGCCGCTTCGTCATGGAGCAGGGCGGGAACATCTTCGCCAGCCAGCAGTTCGACGACAGGCTGACCGACACCTTCTTCATGCGCGTCCAGTTCCGCGCGGACGACGTGAGTGTCGAGTCGCTGCGACAGGACTTCGGCGCGATCGCTAGTGAGTTCGCGATGGCGTGGCAGTTGCACGACCTGCACACCCCGACGCGGACGCTGATCATGGTGTCCCGCTTCGGGCACTGCCTGAACGACCTGCTGTTCCGCACCAGCACGGGTGCGCTGAACATCGAGATTCCCGGCATCGTCTCGAACCACCGGGACTTCGAGGCCCTCGCCGACGCCAACGGCATCCCGTTCTTCCACGTCCCGGTCACGCCGGATACCAAGCCGGAGGCCGAGGCGCGCCTGCTCCAACTGGTGGACACCCTCGACGCCGACCTCGTCGTCCTCGCCCGCTACATGCAGGTCCTGTCGAACGAGCTGTGCGGCAAGCTGGAAGGGCGGGCCATCAACATCCACCACTCGTTCCTGCCGAGCTTCAAGGGCGCCAAGCCCTACCACCAGGCCCACACCCGCGGCGTGAAGCTGATCGGCGCGACTGCGCACTACGTGACCCCGGACCTCGACGAGGGGCCGATCATCGAGCAGGACGTCGCCCGGGTCGACCACTCGCTCGACCCCGCCGACATGACCGCCGCCGGGCGGGACGTCGAGGCCCAGGTCCTTTCCCGGGCCATCCGCTGGCACAGCGAGCACCGCGTGCTCCTCGACCGCAACCGCACCGTCGTCTTCCGCTGAGCTCATCCACCACCACAGAACAAGGAGCCGCATGTCCGTCACCGTCAAGGGCGTTATCGCCCGCAGCAAGGGCGCACCGGTCGAGGTCGCCGACATCGTGGTCCCCGACCCGGGCCCCGGTGAGGCCGTGGTCCAGATCCAGGCGTGCGGCGTGTGCCACACCGACCTGCACTATCGCGAGGGCGGTATCGGCGACGAGTTCCCGTACCTGCTCGGCCACGAGGCTGCCGGGGTCGTCGAGTCGGTCGGTGCGGGTGTCACCGAGGTCGCTCCGGGCGACTTCGTCATCCTCAACTGGCGCGCGGTCTGCGGCCAGTGCCGCGCGTGCGCGAAGGGCAAGCCGCAGTACTGCTTCAACACCCACAACGCCACGCAGGCGATGACACTGACCGACGGTACGCCGTTGTCGCCCGCCCTCGGCATCGGCGCGTTCATCGAGAAGACGCTCGTGGCAGCGGGCCAGTGCACCAAGGTCGACCCGCACGCGCCGGCCGGCGCCGCCGGCCTGCTCGGTTGCGGGGTGATGGCCGGGTTCGGCGCCGCGGTGAACACCGGTGGCGTCGGGCGGGGCGACTCGATGGCCGTGATCGGCTGCGGTGGCGTCGGCAACGCGGCGATCGCCGGTGCGGCCCTCGTCGGGGCCGCCACCATCATCGCGGTCGACGTCGACGACCGTAAGCTCGGCTGGGCCAAGGAGTTCGGCGCGACCCACACGGTCAACTCCCGCGACGAGAACGCCGTCGAGGCGATCCGCGCGCTCACCGGAGGCTTCGGCGCGGATGTCGTGGTCGACGCGGTCGGGCGGCCGGAGACCTACGAGCAGGCGTTCTTCGCGCGTGACCTGGCCGGCACCGTCGTCCTGGTCGGCGTACCGTCGCCGGACAGCGAGCTCACCCTTCCGCTCCTGGAGGTCTTCGGGCGCGGCGGCGCGCTGAAGTCATCCTGGTACGGCGACTGCCTGCCGTCCCGTGATTTCCCCATGCTGGTGGACCTGGCGCAGCAGGGCCGGTTCCCGCTGGCCGCGTTCATCACCGAGACCATCGCTCTCGACGAGGTCGAGGACGCGTTCGCGAGGATGCACAAGGGCGAGGTGCTGCGTTCGGTGGTCGAGCTGTGAGCCGGGCGGAAATCACCCGTGTGGTGACCGCGGGCTCCTTCAGCCTCGACGGCGGCGTCTGGGACGTCAAGAACAACGTCTGGGTTGTCGGCGACGACTACGAGTGCGTCGTCATCGATGCCGCGCACTGGGCCGAGCCGATCGTCGCGGCGGTCGGCGGCCGCACCGTGCGGGCCGTCCTGCTCACCCATGCGCACGACGACCACATCAACGCGGCACCCGAGCTGTGCGCGGCAACGGACGCTCCCTCGTACCTGCACCCGGCCGACCGGGTCCTGTGGGACCAGGTCCACGAGTCCACACCGGACGGCGAGCTTGCCGACGGCAACGAATTCGAAGTCGCCGGAATCACGCTGCGGACGCTGCACACGCCCGGTCACTCGCCGGGCGCCTGCTCCTTTTACAGCCCGGAGCTGGGTGTCGTCTTCACCGGCGACACCCTCTTCCAGGGCGGGCCGGGGGCGACGGGGCGCTCGTACAGTGACTTCCCGACCATCATCGACTCGATCCGGGACAAGCTGCTCCCCCTGCCGGAGGAAACAGCTGTCCACACCGGACACGGTGACGACACGTCGATCGGTGCCGAGCTCCCCGACCTCGAGGCGTGGATCGCCCGCGGTCACTGATCAACACGGCAAGAACAGAGGTCCGGTCCCCAGCGCGAGGGACTGGACCTCTGTTCTTGCGTCGGGCGGCGATGCGGCCGACGGCTTCAGCACTCGATGACGTTGACGGCGAGGCCGCCGCGGGCGGTCTCCTTGTACTTGACCGACATGTCCCGGCCGGTGTCGCGCATCGTCTTGATCGCCTTGTCCAGGCTCACCTTGTGGCTGCCGTCGCCGTTCACGCCCAGCCGCGCGGCGTTGATCGCCTTCATCGAGGCGATCGCGTTCCGCTCGATGCACGGGATCTGCACCAGGCCGCCGACCGGGTCGCAGGTCAGGCCGAGGTTGTGCTCGATCCCGACCTCGGCCGCGTTCTCGACCTGGGCCGGCGTACCGCCCAGGACCTCGGCGAGACCGCCGGCGGCCATCGAGCAGGCCGAGCCGACCTCTCCCTGGCAGCCCACTTCGGCCCCGGAGATCGACGCGTTCAGCTTGAACAGGATGCCGATCGCGGCCGCGGTCAGGAGGAACCGCACGATGCCGTCGTCGTCCGCGCCGGGCACGAAATGCGCGTAGTAGTGCAGGACGGCCGGAATGATCCCCGCGGCGCCGTTGGTCGGCGCGGTGACGATCCGGCCGCCGGACGCGTTCTCCTCGTTGACCGCGAGCGCGTAGAGGTTCACCCAGTCGACGACGTGCAGCGGATCGTCGTACCCCTTGCTCGACAGCTCGCGGTACAGGCCCGGGGCGCGTCGCGGTACGCGGAGCCCGCCGGGAAGAACCCCGTCCCGGTGGATGCCTCGTTCGACGCACGCGGTCATCACGGACCACAGGTGCAGCAGGCCGGCGCGGATCTCGTCCTCGGTGCGCCAGGCCTGCTCGTTGGCGAGCATGACGTCGCTGATCGACAGCCCTTCCCGGGCACAGATCTCGAGCAGTTCCGCGCCGGTACCGAACGGGAACTTGACCTGCGTGTCGTCCAGTACGACGCGATCTGCGGCGGTGGCCTCCTCGTCGACGACGAAGCCACCGCCGACCGAGTAGTACGTCCGGAAGTCCAGCTGCCGCTCGTCCGCGTCGAAGGCGGCGAACGTCATGCCGTTCGGATGGGCCGGCAGACTCTTGCGCCGGTGCATGACCAGATCGGAGTCCAGGTCGAAGCCGACCGGGCTCGTACCGTTCAGGCGCAGCAGGCCGCTGTCCCGGATCGCACCGATCCGGCGGTCCGCCCGATCGGTGTCCGTCGTTGCCGGATCCTCACCCTCGAGACCGAGAACCACCGCCTTGGGCGAGCCGTGACCGTGCCCCGTCGCCCCGAGCGAGCCGAACAGCTCGGCCTTGACGCGGCGGACGTCGGCCAGCTGCCCGGACTCGGCCAGCCGGTCCACGAACCGCTTGGCAGCCCGCATCGGACCGACAGTGTGCGACGACGAGGGCCCGATACCGACGGAGTAGAGATCGAACGCCGAGAGCGCCATCAGGAGCCGCCGGCGCTCTGGTCCCACGGAGCGAATTCCTCCATGGCGTCGAGCAGCCAGCGACCGACGTACGACGCGAACGAGGCGCGCGGCAGGATCCGGAACCGCGTCCGGTCGACCTTCCAGAGCAGGACCGGAACCCGCGCGAGCGTGGTCAGGACAGCGGTGTCGTCGGCGAGCACCCGGGGGTGCAGGTCGACGGGACAGCCCTTCTTGAGCACGTCCCGTGCGATGGTCCCGGACAGTTCGAGCAGCACCCGGTTCGCCGACACGTCGACCACGGCGGACGCCGAGCCGGTCGCGGCCGCACGGAGCTCACCGGCGAGCGATCCAGCCCCGCTCTCGGAAACGACCAGCCACTCGTCGGGTCCCAGCCACAGCACCGAGTGGGCGCCGTTCCGGGTGACCACACCGCAGGTTCGCGGCAGCGCCGTACCCAGAACGGCCTCGATGCCTCGGGCTCCGTCGGAGTCCGGATCGACCCGGACGCTCACCATGCTGAGGATCGGCGTCTCCAGCGGACTGCGTTGCAGCAGGGTCAGATCAGCCATCTCGCTTCGTCCCTTCGGGGTCGTAGAGCACGGGTGAGGTCACCTCGACCTCGACCAGCCGGTCACCGACCGGCGCCACCAGCACGTCGCCGATCCGGTCCCGGCCGCCCTTGATCAGGGCGAGCGCGAACGGGCGCTCCAGCGCCGCGCTGTGATAGCTCGACGTCACGTGCCCGAGCATCGGGACCGGAGCGGACCCGTCGAGTACGCCGTCCGCCGCCGCGACCACCTGACTGCCTTCCGGAAGCCGGGTGCAACGATCGACGGGCAGCAGGCCGACCAGGTGCTTGCGGTCGGCGCGTTGCGTGTCGGCCCGCGCGTACGAACGCCGGCCGATGAAGTCCTTCTGCTTCGAGACGACCCATTCCATCCCGGCGTCCTGGGGCGTGACCGTGCCGTCAGTGTCCTGCCCGACGATCGGGTACCCCTTCTCGGCCCGCAGGACGTGCATCGTCTCCGTGCCGTACGGAGTGATGCCGAGATCCTGACCGGCCGCGTACACCTGCTCCCACACCGATCGGCCGTGGAAGCCGGCCACGTTGATCTCGAACGCGAGCTCCCCGGAGAACGAGATCCGGCAGATCCGGGCCGGGATCCCCGAAGCGAGTACCGTCTCGCGGAACGTCATGAACGGGAACGCCGCGTTCGACACGTCCAGCTCCGGCGCGACCCGCGCGACGACCTCGCGAGACCGAGGACCCACGACGGCGACCGTCGACCACTGCTCGGTCACCGAGGTGCAGTACACCTCGAGACCGGGCCACTCGGTCTGCAGCCACTCCTCGAGCCAGTCCAGTACGCCGGCCGCGCCACCGGTCGTGGTGGTCATGAAGTACCGGTCGTCGGCCAGCCGCAGCGTTACGCCGTCGTCGAAGATCATCCCGTCCGGCGTGCACATCACGCCGTACCGCGCCGAACCGACCGGCAGCTTCTTGAACGCGTTGGTGTAGATGCGGTTCAGGAACTCACCGGCGTCCGGGCCCTCGATCTCGATCTTGCCGAGCGTGGACGCGTCCATCATGCCGACGCCGGTCCGCGCGGCCCGGCACTCCCGCTCGACCGCGGTGTCGAGGTCCTCCCCCGGCTGCGGGTAGTACCAGGGACGCATCCA
Encoded here:
- a CDS encoding IclR family transcriptional regulator, translated to MSNGEQNSTGKGSTRGDSPGGVQSVDRAITVLEILAREGHAGVSEVAAEIGVHKSTAFRLLAALEERDLVEQNTERGKYQLAFGILRLASAIPTRIDMARQAQPIMDALALQFDETINLAVVREHYAVNVQQARGSAAVASHNWVGQLTPLHATSSGKILLAYMPDDQRDAILAKAGLPELTENTITSRQALLDQLAEIREAGFATAFEELEIGLNAAAVPVLDHTGTVVGALSASGPVFRFDEARIKSTEADLKLAGSRISHRMGWLG
- a CDS encoding BCCT family transporter encodes the protein MPEKPPTSDRPDRFARLPADRIVLATSAAIALAFILWGIFDNKGLAGVAGDALAWVIKSFGWLFVLASVGFVALAVVLACSRYGRIRLGRDDERPEFKTVSWITMMFSAGMGIGLMFYGVAEPLSHLSTPPMGLAEPNTHESAQLAIQYSFFHWAFHPWAMYAVIGLALAYFSFRHGRANLISSTFFPLLGKRSEGGAGRAIDTFAIVATLFGSATSLGLGALQINSGLNQLYDVPKSTPVAIAIIAALTLAFIVSAVSGVHRGIQYLSNVNMVLAVALLFFLFVVGPSVFILSTFTESVGDYLYQIVPMSFRAGAFGGQEWLSGWTIFYWAWWMSWTPFVGAFIARISRGRTIREFVFGVVLAPSLVTFVWFSVLGGISINLQLGGTDLAAALQQGQETALFELLRQYPLFALTALVVVILVAFFFISGADAAALVMAMLSCRGCREPRNLVTIFWGVMTGAVAGILLLAGGLPALQTLCILAAFPFMFVMIGAAVSLVKELRNEPDPAPRKGRRKLTTETLEELDGKELAATTNGAAPALQTPVG
- the purU gene encoding formyltetrahydrofolate deformylase, which gives rise to MAPRPPAGHEYVLTLTCPEAAGIVFAVSRFVMEQGGNIFASQQFDDRLTDTFFMRVQFRADDVSVESLRQDFGAIASEFAMAWQLHDLHTPTRTLIMVSRFGHCLNDLLFRTSTGALNIEIPGIVSNHRDFEALADANGIPFFHVPVTPDTKPEAEARLLQLVDTLDADLVVLARYMQVLSNELCGKLEGRAINIHHSFLPSFKGAKPYHQAHTRGVKLIGATAHYVTPDLDEGPIIEQDVARVDHSLDPADMTAAGRDVEAQVLSRAIRWHSEHRVLLDRNRTVVFR
- a CDS encoding S-(hydroxymethyl)mycothiol dehydrogenase: MSVTVKGVIARSKGAPVEVADIVVPDPGPGEAVVQIQACGVCHTDLHYREGGIGDEFPYLLGHEAAGVVESVGAGVTEVAPGDFVILNWRAVCGQCRACAKGKPQYCFNTHNATQAMTLTDGTPLSPALGIGAFIEKTLVAAGQCTKVDPHAPAGAAGLLGCGVMAGFGAAVNTGGVGRGDSMAVIGCGGVGNAAIAGAALVGAATIIAVDVDDRKLGWAKEFGATHTVNSRDENAVEAIRALTGGFGADVVVDAVGRPETYEQAFFARDLAGTVVLVGVPSPDSELTLPLLEVFGRGGALKSSWYGDCLPSRDFPMLVDLAQQGRFPLAAFITETIALDEVEDAFARMHKGEVLRSVVEL
- a CDS encoding MBL fold metallo-hydrolase, with translation MSRAEITRVVTAGSFSLDGGVWDVKNNVWVVGDDYECVVIDAAHWAEPIVAAVGGRTVRAVLLTHAHDDHINAAPELCAATDAPSYLHPADRVLWDQVHESTPDGELADGNEFEVAGITLRTLHTPGHSPGACSFYSPELGVVFTGDTLFQGGPGATGRSYSDFPTIIDSIRDKLLPLPEETAVHTGHGDDTSIGAELPDLEAWIARGH
- a CDS encoding L-serine ammonia-lyase, whose product is MALSAFDLYSVGIGPSSSHTVGPMRAAKRFVDRLAESGQLADVRRVKAELFGSLGATGHGHGSPKAVVLGLEGEDPATTDTDRADRRIGAIRDSGLLRLNGTSPVGFDLDSDLVMHRRKSLPAHPNGMTFAAFDADERQLDFRTYYSVGGGFVVDEEATAADRVVLDDTQVKFPFGTGAELLEICAREGLSISDVMLANEQAWRTEDEIRAGLLHLWSVMTACVERGIHRDGVLPGGLRVPRRAPGLYRELSSKGYDDPLHVVDWVNLYALAVNEENASGGRIVTAPTNGAAGIIPAVLHYYAHFVPGADDDGIVRFLLTAAAIGILFKLNASISGAEVGCQGEVGSACSMAAGGLAEVLGGTPAQVENAAEVGIEHNLGLTCDPVGGLVQIPCIERNAIASMKAINAARLGVNGDGSHKVSLDKAIKTMRDTGRDMSVKYKETARGGLAVNVIEC
- a CDS encoding sarcosine oxidase subunit gamma produces the protein MADLTLLQRSPLETPILSMVSVRVDPDSDGARGIEAVLGTALPRTCGVVTRNGAHSVLWLGPDEWLVVSESGAGSLAGELRAAATGSASAVVDVSANRVLLELSGTIARDVLKKGCPVDLHPRVLADDTAVLTTLARVPVLLWKVDRTRFRILPRASFASYVGRWLLDAMEEFAPWDQSAGGS